The following are from one region of the Coffea eugenioides isolate CCC68of chromosome 2, Ceug_1.0, whole genome shotgun sequence genome:
- the LOC113760666 gene encoding mucin-5AC-like yields MVQHKLKFHFELFPTEETPLITMASSRGSQYLFLLLLSLVVSASCASEEKFEWEKLRVFHPSWRELLGSFHIKVVKHDLVNPPVTTNPTTPVTNPVTTPSIVPPDNSAPAVVTVPATNPVGVTPNPVATPATVPPTNPVPVPNTNPVTPTVPNTNPVTPMVPNTNPVTPTVPATNPVPTPVTNPVTTPTTPGAIPVTSPVNNPTPAPVTPNAPATPGQSWCVAKSGTSDTALQTALDYACGMGGADCSTIQQGGSCYNPNTVQNHASVAFNSYYQKNPSQTSCDFGGTAMITNANPSTGSCVLATSSSSSSPSTSAPTTASTSGGAPTAAGSGASPTVLNASNPTSGGTSSGFGDSPSTSSTSTSLSIRLQPAIGCILLVITSTFTRITVS; encoded by the exons ATGGTCCAACATaaattaaaattccatttcGAGCTCTTCCCAACAGAAGAAACTCCTCTCATAACAATGGCTTCCTCAAGAGGGTCTCAATATCTCTTCCTTTTACTTCTGTCCCTTGTTGTCTCTGCTTCCT GTGCATCTGAAGAAAAATTCGAATGGGAAAAACTCCGAGTATTTCATCCATCCTGGAGAGAATTATTGGGAAGCTTTCACATTAAAGTAGTTAAGCATGACTTGGTAAATCCACCAGTTACCACCAATCCCACAACTCCAGTAACTAATCCTGTGACGACTCCGAGCATTGTTCCCCCAGATAATTCAGCCCCAGCAGTTGTCACTGTTCCGGCAACAAACCCTGTTGGAGTAACGCCAAATCCTGTTGCTACTCCTGCAACAGTTCCCCCCACAAACCCTGTCCCGGTGCCTAATACAAATCCGGTCACTCCAACAGTGCCTAATACAAATCCAGTCACTCCAATGGTACCGAATACAAATCCGGTCACTCCAACAGTACCAGCTACCAATCCAGTTCCAACACCAGTTACCAATCCTGTTACCACTCCAACAACACCCGGAGCTATTCCTGTCACTTCACCTGTTAATAATCCTACTCCAGCTCCAGTAACTCCAAACGCCCCAGCAACTCCTGGGCAGAGTTGGTGTGTTGCTAAGAGTGGGACATCAGATACTGCACTTCAGACTGCACTTGATTATGCATGTGGAATGGGAGGTGCAGATTGTTCAACTATCCAACAAGGTGGGAGCTGTTACAATCCTAATACAGTGCAGAATCATGCTTCAGTGGCCTTCAACAGCTATTACCAAAAGAATCCATCACAAACAAGCTGTGACTTTGGGGGAACGGCTATGATAACCAATGCAAATCCAA GTACTGGTTCTTGTGTTCTTGCAACGTCTTCCTCCTCTTCATCACCATCAACGAGCGCCCCAACAACAGCATCTACATCAGGAGGAGCACCGACAGCAGCAGG CTCTGGAGCTTCTCCAACTGTTTTAAATGCCAGTAATCCTACTTCAGGAGGCACCTCATCAGGTTTTGGTGACAGCCCTTCAACTTCAAGCACCTCCACATCCCTCTCTATCCGTCTTCAACCAGCTATTGGCTGCATCTTATTAGTGATTACCTCCACCTTCACAAGGATCACAGTCTCCTGA
- the LOC113760667 gene encoding nuclear envelope-associated protein 2-like — protein MSSVSTVTERPSSSSSSTSSVSSLSSSVGLGAGGGGGGREREIDPLLKDLSEKKQSFRRNVVSLAAELKDVRSRLASQEQSFARESLTRQEAEIKAKKMEEEINRLHKSLEDRNGQLRASASTSEKYLKELDDLRSQLSATQATAATSAASAESAQMQCLVLLKELDEKNNSLKEHESRVNKLGEQLDHLQKDLQAREFSQKQLKDEVIRVEQDIMQALAKAGANKDCELRRILDEVSPKNFEKMNKLLAAKDEEIAKLRDEIRIMSAHWKLKTKELESKLEKHRRADQELKKRVLKLEFCLQEARAQTRKLQRMGERRDRALKELRDQLATKQQNIPVSIDKQNFWETSGFKIVVSMSMLVLVLFSKR, from the exons ATGTCATCAGTATCGACGGTGACGGAGAGGCCGTCGTCTTCCTCCTCGTCTACTTCCTCGGTGTCGTCGTTGTCGTCGTCGGTGGGACTGGGggctggtggtggtggtggtggaagaGAAAGGGAGATAGATCCCTTGTTAAAAGATCTAAGTGAGAAGAAGCAGAGTTTCCGGAGGAACGTGGTGTCCTTGGCGGCTGAGCTGAAGGATGTCCGCAGCCGCCTTGCTTCTCAAGAACAGTCATTTGCTCGTGAATCCCTAACCCGCCAG GAAGCGGAGATTAAAgcaaagaaaatggaagagGAAATAAACAGACTACACAAGAGCTTGGAAGATAGAAATGGGCAGCTTCGTGCTTCTGCATCTACTTCTGAGAAA TACCTTAAGGAGTTGGATGATCTTCGATCACAGCTTTCAGCAACTCAAGCAACTGCAGCTACTAGTGCTGCATCTGCAGAGTCTGCGCAAATGCAGTGTTTGGTGCTTCTGAAAGAACtagatgagaaaaataattctttaaaGGAGCATGAAAGTCGTGTAAACAAATTGGGTGAGCAGTTAGATCACCTGCAGAAGGATCTTCAAGCAAGAGAATTTTCCCAAAAGCAACTGAAAGATGAAGTCATACGGGTCGAGCAGGATATCATGCAAGCTTTGGCCAAAGCTGGAGCAAATAAAGACTGCGAATTGAGGAGGATATTAGATGAGGTTTCtccaaaaaattttgagaagatgAATAAGCTGTTGGCTGCAAAGGATGAAGAAATAGCCAAGCTGAGAGATGAGATCAGGATTATGTCTGCTCACTGGAAACTCAAAACTAAGGAATTGGAGTCCAAG TTAGAGAAGCATCGAAGGGCTGATCAGGAGTTGAAGAAGAGGGTGTTGAAGTTGGAGTTTTGTCTACAAGAAGCTCGTGCTCAAACTCGCAAGCTCCAAAGG ATGGGAGAACGTAGGGACAGAGCCCTGAAAGAACTCAGAGATCAGTTGGCAACTAAGCAACAAAACATACCTGTGAGCATTGACAAGCAGAATTTTTGGGAAACCTCAGGGTTCAAAATCGTGGTATCGATGTCTATGCTGGTCTTAGTACTATTTTCAAAGCGGTAA
- the LOC113763365 gene encoding uncharacterized protein LOC113763365 yields the protein MGGAGGNVGAEQPGVAEPQYAAAKISVWWDIENCHVPKGCEPHMIAQNISSALVKMNYCGPVSISAYGDTTRIGSSIQQALNSTGIALNHVPAGVKDASDKKILVDMLFWAVDNPAPANYLLISGDRDFSNALHQLRMRRYNILLAQPQKASVPLLAAAKSVWLWTSLVAGGPPLTSSEASQFVNNSFGFSSNGDKLHVPVSDSIQINQPPDSFYDSPHLGNQRFPNMGRGTDIKNKGRQIRRNLTQPIMPRTSSTQDDLDNGNPQRSGYGLPKHFNDLHEFSATQNPKVPFSGPSPSLINPDPFPNNISIPHSSQQIHYPIPVRPNNLPSQLALPPGNFLPPNSHIQYPSHTMPPGPPRPDALSFTSGPFTSVPDIGKINISEYPNNHKPSTWNGGELRQTSMTEPTNYANSYRPQKGQNLQKKPPAPHELVGNRYPSPSQQIPPPPAPEVGNTSVSISESGVWGTPGCPKPSEYIQGLMGVVLLALNTLKNEKLLPTEEHISNCIRYGDPKHRNTDVKKALECAVEQQLVVKQTLGAVQLYVGKNERLWNCINLGDTNIKQYPKTTWDEIQKFLSSSSGRTAILATQCRYEAATVIKRTCLKDLTLGEILQILNMVIYMKRWIMHHQSGWQPIKIVLAETYPETGVAAAS from the exons ATGGGCGGGGCAGGAGGAAACGTCGGGGCAGAGCAGCCGGGGGTGGCGGAGCCGCAGTATGCCGCGGCGAAGATATCGGTTTGGTGGGATATAGAGAATTGTCATGTGCCTAAAGGATGCGAACCCCACATGATCGCTCAGAATATAAGCTCTGCCTTAGTCAAGATGAATTATTGTGGGCCGGTTTCGATATCTGCTTATGGTGATACTACTAGAATTGGATCTTCTATCCAGCAGGCTCTAAATAGTACTGGGATTGCTCTCAATCACGTCCCTGCAG GGGTTAAAGATGCAAGTGATAAGAAGATACTGGTCGACATGTTATTCTGGGCAGTTGACAATCCTGCACCTGCCAATTATTTGTTGATTTCTGGTGATCGAGATTTTTCGAACGCACTTCACCAATTGCGCATGCGGAGATATAATATACTTTTGGCACAACCTCAAAAAGCATCTGTTCCTCTTCTAGCTGCAGCAAAAAGTGTATGGCTCTGGACAAGTCTTGTGGCTGGAGGACCTCCACTTACTAGTAGTGAAGCATCCCAATTTGTGAATAACAGCTTTGGGTTTTCTTCCAATGGTGACAAATTACATGTTCCAGTTTCTGATTCGATTCAGATAAATCAACCCCCAGATTCATTTTATGATAGTCCCCATTTGGGAAATCAGAGGTTCCCAAATATGGGAAGGGGAACAGATataaaaaacaaaggaagacaAATTCGGAGAAACTTGACTCAACCAATTATGCCAAGAACTTCAAGCACACAAGATGACCTTGACAATGGAAACCCGCAAAGATCAGGATATGGGCTTCCTAAACACTTTAATGATTTGCATGAGTTTTCTGCTACTCAGAATCCCAAGGTTCCATTTAGTGGACCCTCCCCTAGTTTGATTAATCCAGATCCTTTTCCAAATAATATCAGTATTCCTCATAGCTCTCAACAAATTCACTATCCTATTCCAGTTAGGCCGAACAACCTTCCTTCTCAGCTTGCATTGCCTCCTGGTAACTTTTTACCGCCTAACTCTCATATCCAGTATCCTTCACATACAATGCCTCCTGGTCCtccccgacctgatgcattgaGCTTTACCTCGGGACCCTTTACATCTGTGCCTGATATTGGTAAGATAAACATTTCTGAATACCCTAACAACCACAAGCCTTCTACTTGGAATGGAGGAGAGCTTAGACAAACATCTATGACAGAACCTACCAACTATGCCAATTCATACAGGCCTCAGAAAGGGCAAAATTTGCAGAAGAAACCACCGGCGCCCCATGAATTAGTTGGAAATAGGTATCCAAGCCCTAGTCAACAGATTCCACCACCACCTGCCCCAGAAGTTGGTAACACTAGTGTCTCTATATCTGAGAGTGGTGTTTGGGGAACTCCAGGATGTCCTAAACCTTCTGAATATATTCAAGGCCTTATGGGGGTAGTTTTACTTGCATTGAACACACTAAAAAATGAGAAGCTTTTGCCTACTGAAGAGCACATTTCCAATTGCATTCGTTATGGAGATCCCAAACATCGCAACACTGATGTTAAGAAGGCTCTTGAGTGTGCTGTTGAGCAGCAGCTGGTAGTTAAGCAGACCTTAGGTGCTGTGCAGCTGTATGTTGGTAAGAATGAGAGACTATGGAACTGTATAAACCTCGGGGATACTAATATAAAGCAATATCCAAAAACAACTTGGGATGAAATCCAGAAATTTCTGTCATCATCTTCTGGACGAACTGCAATACTAGCTACTCAGTGCAG GTATGAAGCAGCTACTGTCATAAAGAGAACATGCTTAAAAGATCTTACATTGGGAGAAATTCTGCAGATCTTAAACATGGTAATATACATGAAAAGATGGATTATGCATCATCAATCAGGATGGCAACCGATTAAGATTGTTCTTGCAGAGACCTACCCTGAAACAGGGGTGGCCGCTGCTTCATAA
- the LOC113763423 gene encoding pentatricopeptide repeat-containing protein At1g09900-like, protein MAVKLASLAFLKRIPKRVNLNATFSSLSCANVVHINSETDHTPSKSSDFESKIQFLKNKLHPDILVHVLDSTTDVNSSLKLFKWASLQKTFKHNVDTYYLMILKLGLAGNIEEMEGFCNEMLKEKCPGFDEAFLGLIECFVRNDRLDEALRVLSCMNSSSFKPSIGVFNIVMGALLVAKRDFKDVLFVYKEMVKVGIVPNVETLNYLLEALLEDDRVGTALEQYRRMNKKGCSPNSRTFEVLISGLIARERIDESLLLLDEIFELRCEVDLSFYTRIVPLLCQINKCEAGMMLLVKMKASKISPDSSTYGAMIICLCQNLYVDEAVNLFEEMVDSGITPEDDLYVDIVKGFCTLCKFSEAKKFLVDNDVDITCPYNALLGAYCSYGNLAAAKDLFDDMFERSLTDSLSWNFYIRCLCEIGDIKKALEVLCRMIVFSFLPDSTTYSALIIGRCKQDELDDAILLFNQVQQKCDVLDSVSYAELVRCLSYNEKIQEAAEVYCYMSGKQVALQSTSFDLFIKGLCAIREVKSAIRFLSLAHCSGTSYSSVAYYSIMRVLSKLEKADDLLVVLSRMIVDGCPVEEETYFILIESMSLADNPDHCARFFNVMLSKGLLPNSETLTTVLSCLDKHSQMHMILSAMDQLISCSNILGSSAYNMLIRGLLKEGYRSAAGRLLDVMLGKGWIPSTETHQLLVGSVVKEESEVRAYMSENFGPQDEVSSILENALAQT, encoded by the coding sequence ATGGCCGTAAAGCTTGCATCTTTAGCATTTTTAAAGAGAATTCCCAAAAGGGTCAATTTAAATGCCACTTTTTCTTCACTTTCATGTGCAAATGTTGTTCATATCAATTCAGAAACTGATCATACTCCGTCAAAATCTTCTGATTTTGAGTCAAAGATCCAATTTTTAAAGAATAAGCTTCATCCAGATATCTTGGTCCATGTCTTGGATTCCACAACTGATGTAAATTCTTCGTTGAAATTGTTCAAATGGGCTTCACTTCAGAAAACGTTTAAGCATAATGTGGATACTTATTatttgatgattttgaagttggGTTTGGCTGGAAATATTGAGGAAATGGAGGGATTTTGTAATGAGATGTTAAAGGAGAAATGTCCTGGTTTTGATGAAGCTTTCTTGGGATTGATTGAATGTTTTGTTAGAAATGATAGGCTTGACGAGGCTTTAAGGGTTCTTTCTTGTATGAATTCAAGTAGTTTTAAGCCTTCAATAGGTGTTTTTAATATAGTAATGGGTGCACTTTTGGTGGCAAAGAGGGATTTCAAGGATGTATTATTTGTGTATAAAGAAATGGTGAAAGTAGGAATTGTTCCCAACGTGGAGACTTTGAATTACTTGTTGGAAGCGTTGTTAGAGGATGATAGGGTGGGTACAGCTTTGGAACAATATAGAAGGATGAATAAGAAAGGGTGTAGTCCTAATAGTAGGACCTTCGAGGTTCTCATTAGTGGACTTATTGCCAGGGAAAGGATCGATGAATCTTTGCTTCTTTTagatgaaatttttgaacttagGTGTGAGGTGGATTTGAGCTTTTACACTCGGATAGTACCGCTGCTTTGTCAGATTAATAAATGTGAGGCAGGGATGATGTTACTTGTGAAGATGAAAGCTTCAAAAATTTCTCCAGATTCTTCAACTTATGGAGCTATGATAATATGTTTATGCCAGAATCTTTATGTGGATGAAGCTGTCAACCTTTTTGAAGAGATGGTGGACAGCGGAATAACTCCAGAGGATGATCTATATGTGGATATTGTGAAGGGATTTTGTACATTATGTAAATTTAGTGAAGCAAAGAAGTTTTTAGTAGATAATGATGTTGATATAACTTGTCCTTACAATGCACTTCTTGGAGCTTATTGCAGTTATGGTAATCTTGCGGCAGCAAAAGATCTGTTTGATGATATGTTTGAGAGGAGTTTAACTGATAGCTTGTCTTGGAATTTCTATATTCGGTGCCTATGTGAGATTGGCGATATCAAGAAAGCCTTGGAAGTTCTTTGTAGAATGAttgttttttcatttcttcctgACTCTACCACTTACTCTGCTCTTATCATTGGCAGATGCAAGCAGGATGAACTTGATGATGCTATACTGTTGTTCAATCAGGTCCAGCAGAAGTGTGATGTTTTGGATTCTGTATCCTATGCTGAACTTGTTAGATGCCTTTCTTATAATGAAAAGATTCAAGAGGCTGCTGAAGTTTATTGTTATATGTCAGGCAAGCAAGTAGCTTTGCAGTCAACCTCTTTTGATTTGTTCATTAAGGGGCTTTGTGCAATAAGAGAAGTCAAGAGTGCAATCAGGTTTCTATCTCTTGCTCATTGTTCTGGTACATCGTACTCGTCTGTAGCTTACTACAGCATAATGCGAGTTTTATCCAAGTTAGAAAAGGCAGATGACCTTTTAGTGGTATTATCACGAATGATTGTAGATGGTTGTCCTGTTGAGGAAGAAACTTATTTTATCCTCATAGAAAGTATGAGTCTAGCCGATAATCCAGACCATTGTGCTCGGTTTTTCAATGTGATGCTCAGCAAGGGTTTATTACCCAACTCCGAAACACTAACTACTGTACTGTCTTGTTTAGACAAGCATTCTCAAATGCACATGATTTTGAGTGCTATGGATCAGCTTATCTCTTGTTCTAATATTCTTGGTTCCAGTGCCTATAACATGCTCATCAGGGGCCTTTTGAAAGAAGGATATAGAAGTGCAGCTGGTCGCTTGCTAGATGTAATGTTGGGGAAGGGTTGGATTCCTAGTACTGAAACTCATCAATTATTGGTTGGTTCTGTTGTAAAAGAGGAATCAGAAGTAAGAGCATATATGAGCGAAAATTTTGGTCCGCAGGATGAGGTTAGCAGCATACTTGAAAACGCATTGGCTCAAACTTAA